The following is a genomic window from Pseudophryne corroboree isolate aPseCor3 chromosome 3, aPseCor3.hap2, whole genome shotgun sequence.
TCGTGCTTCACCATTTCTCCACCATTCCAGAACAGCAATTGCTGGATTCTACCCATACGTTTCCAGAATAAAATGTTTTTACAAGATGATAATGTGTTTTATCGTTTATCTGTGACTGAAATCCATACAATGTAACCCATACATAACAGTTATGTGGTCTGGTATTACTGTGGAGAGTGCTGGCAACATCTAGACTAAATTACATATATAGGAAATATTATACAGAAAAATATATAGGAGAAATTACTAAAAGTTTTGCTGGAGTGATCTAGTCATCTTATATTAATGACACACATTCCAATTATCTGTGGAAGGATAACATAACGTGTTAAAATAGTGTGTGACAGGAGTGTTGCTTCAACCCTGTTTTGTATCAACTCATAGTAATGCTTCTCCTGTGTGAAATCTGATGCGTAACAAGACGTGATttacgtgtaaaacattttccacactcagagcatggaaatggcttttcaactgtgtgacttctctgatgtgtaacaagatgtgatttctgtgtaaaacatttcccacagtcagagcatggaaatggcttctcacctgtgtgacttctctgatgtttaacaagatatgatttaagtgtaaaacatttcccacactcagagcatggaaatggcttctcacctgtgtgacttctctgatgtgtaacaatttgtgatttccatctaaaacatttcccacagtcagagcatggaaatggcttctcacctgtgtgacttctctgatggttaacaagatttgatttaagtgtaaaacatttcccacactcagagcatggaaatggcttctcacctgtgtgactgctctgatgGCTAACCAGCTttaatttctgtgtaaaacatttcccacactcagagcatgtaaatggcttttcacctgtgtgacttctctgatgtgtaacaagatttgatttctgtgtaaaacatttcccacactcagagcatggaaatggcttctcacctgtgtgacttctctgatgtgtaacaagatatgatttaagtgtaaaacatttcccacactcagagcatggaaatggcttctcgcctgtgtgacttctctgatgtgtaacaagatatgatttaagtgtaaaacatttcccacagtcagagcatggaaatggcttctcatctgtgtgaattctctgatggctaacaagatatgatttaagtgtaaaacatttcccacactcagagcatggaaatggcttctcacctgtgtgacttctctgatgtgtaacaagatgtgatttaagtgtaaaacatttcccacactcggaacaggGGAATATATTATCAGGTGTATGAGCTGCACTATGTGTTACAAAAGCTGAGGTATCAGGAGAATAGTCCTCGTGATTAGAGGGATTGGATGATATATCTGCGCTgtgaggtactggatgtatatttAGCATAACAGCACTGTCTCCTGGAGAATCTGGTGTGATGTTATCTTCTGTTTTAGTATCTGCAGACAAGATGAGATCTCCCTCCAAGGCATTCCGGCTTGTGCCTCCATCTACTGGAGATAAAatagctgtattattattattattcacagaTCTTTATATAGCGCctacatattacactgtacagagaatatttagacaTTCACATCAGGTCCACcaggggagcttacactctatattccctaccacacgcacacactagggtcaatttgttatcagaagccaattaacctaccagtatgattTTTGGAGTAATTGTGCAAACacaaacaaactccacacagttcaggaattgaactcatgacttcagtgctgtgagacagcaatgctaaccactacgccgcTATCTTACTATTACTAACAAAGAGGTTTAGCGGATTCATTTAAACCTGCAAACTTTAGGGGCTATTCAATTACCCGTGGTACTTTACCGCTTAAATAATCCCCCGGGGGAATCGCATAGTCAAATACACAGCGCTTATCTGGGATTATGCTAAGATATAGCCCACAGAGCCTTGACAACACATAGGATTAACCCTGAACCCATGGGTGATCGCCCGATAACGCAACATTTTCTCCTGGAAAAAAAAGGGCTCTAATTGAAGACCATCAGTTATTAATTAGTTATTAATCGCGCTATCAtcccgggtttttttttttttttttacacaaaagtagcgcatccattaaaaaaaacaacctttGACCACATTACAAATGCACAAACAACAAATAAATACACTCACGGATCAGATACAACACTGGCTTACAATATCACAACCACATTATCAGCACATGTCATAGCCCCCGGCCACAGGGACATGCAGATAGCACATCACCAATGGATATCCCCCCATAATGCAGACTTTGCTGGGTAACATTCCCTAGCCAGCATCACAGAGCAGGAAGCCTCATCAGCCAGTGACGTTGCTGAACCACAATATCCATCCAGACCGCCTCACTCATAAACACGGGACACTTGTGTGCTAATTACCAACAACTGCATCCACACTACACAAAGTGCTCCAAGTGgttatataaggagatttatggtagacttaccatggttaaatctctttctgcgaggtacactgggttccacagggaatacattgggctgtagagttggatcttgatccgaggcaccaacaggctaaagcttttactATTCCTAGGATGCACTGCCCCACCTTCTCCATAATcccgcctccaagcactggagctcagtttcgttaaccagtccaatgcagtagcaggtaaaagagacggtagatgttattcacatagtcccttctcctgtcgtgagaatgtggttctaacgGTTAATGccctacaaacccaaagaagctaagtgcgtcagggtgggcaccctgtggaatccagtgtacatcgcagaaagagatttaaccatggtaagtctaccataaatctccttttctgcagcagggtacactgggattccacagggaatgcaTTGGGTATgtcaaagcagttcctcatgggagtggatgcactgtagcaggcacaagaacccggcgtccaaaggaagcatcctgggaggcggaagtatcaaaggcacaaaacctaatgaacgtgttcactgaggaccacggagccaccttgcacaattgttcagcggacgcaccagggtgggccgcccaagaaggtccaacgccgAGTAGaaagggctttgatagcagcaggagctgggagtccagtctgtgcataggcttgtgcaatcaccattctaatccatctggccaaggtttgcttatttgcaggccagccacgtttgtgaaaaccaaaaagtacaaacaaggtatctgacctcctgatagaggtagtcctatccatgtagatacggagagcccataccacatccaaagacctttctttggaggacaatccaGAAGAGTtgaagccagaaccacaatctcttggttaaggtgaaaagaagacaccacctttggcaaataacctgggcgagttctaaaaaCTGCCTGGTCACGattaaatatcagaaagggtggacgacaggacaacacTCCTAAGTCCaatacccttctagcagaggcaataaccagtaaaaacaggaccttggcggtgagccatttaaggtcactgtctcaagaggttcaaatggagactcttgaagggcgttcaggacaacagacagatcctatggagccacaggagggacatagggaggctgaatctgtaatacactctgagtgaatgtatgaacatcaggtatagacacaatttttctctgataccacactgacaaggcagatatgtgaaccttaagggacgccagacgaagtcctaaatccaggccttgttgcaaaacacCAGAAGTCTGGAagaactaaacttgtaagcatcgtaattcttagcagcacaccaggtgaagtaagaattccagactctataataaatccgtgcagaagcaggTTTGTGGGCCCTTAGCACAGTtaggataaccgcctcagagaatcttttgaccctcaggagtgaagcttcaagagccacgctgtcaaagccagtctggccaggactgggtagacacaagggccctgaacgagtaggtctgggaattgaggaagtagaagaggaccctgcaggtctgagaaccaatgccgactCGGCCACGCCGGAGCAACTAGAGGTAGTATTccactttcttgcttgaacttccgtagtgccctgggcaggagtgacactgaagggtacacatagggcagccgaaagttccatggaattgccagtacgtCCATGAactttgcttgaggatcccttgtacttgatctgaagaccggaactttatgattgtgtcgagacgccatcaggtctacatctggtaagccccacttgtccactaggagttgaaaggctTCCGCATGAAGACACCACTCTACAGAGTGAACGTCTTGATGACTGAGGAaatacgcttcccagttgaggactccgggaatgaacactgccgacattgctggcagatg
Proteins encoded in this region:
- the LOC135056998 gene encoding oocyte zinc finger protein XlCOF22-like isoform X2 translates to MKINYIDREEEMYVTDKKPEDIEGEEETYVTDMKAEDIEGEEEMHVTDMKAEDTEGEEETYVTDMKAEGIEGEAETYVTDMKAEDIEREEETYVTDMKAEDIEGEEETYVTDMKAEDIEREEETYVTDMKAEGIEGEEETYVTDMKAEDIEGEEVTYVTDMKAEDTEGEETYVTDIKAEDKEGEEETYVTDMKAEDIEGEEETYVTDMKAEDTEGEEETYVRGDQQCKEEEIPTDIGTDGGTSRNALEGDLILSADTKTEDNITPDSPGDSAVMLNIHPVPHSADISSNPSNHEDYSPDTSAFVTHSAAHTPDNIFPCSECGKCFTLKSHLVTHQRSHTGEKPFPCSECGKCFTLKSYLVSHQRIHTDEKPFPCSDCGKCFTLKSYLVTHQRSHTGEKPFPCSECGKCFTLKSYLVTHQRSHTGEKPFPCSECGKCFTQKSNLVTHQRSHTGEKPFTCSECGKCFTQKLKLVSHQSSHTGEKPFPCSECGKCFTLKSNLVNHQRSHTGEKPFPCSDCGKCFRWKSQIVTHQRSHTGEKPFPCSECGKCFTLKSYLVKHQRSHTGEKPFPCSDCGKCFTQKSHLVTHQRSHTVEKPFPCSECGKCFTRKSRLVTHQISHRRSITMS
- the LOC135056998 gene encoding oocyte zinc finger protein XlCOF22-like isoform X1, whose product is MKINYIDREEEMYVTDKKPEDIEGEEETYVTDMKAEDIEGEEEMHVTDMKAEDTEGEEETYVTDMKAEGIEGEAETYVTDMKAEDIEREEETYVTDMKAEDIEGEEETYVTDMKAEDIEREEETYVTDMKAEGIEGEEETYVTDMKAEDIEGEEVTYVTDMKAEDTEGEETYVTDIKAEDKEGEEETYVTDMKAEDIEGEEETYVTDMKAEDTEGEEETYVRGDQQCKEEEIPTDIGTVDGGTSRNALEGDLILSADTKTEDNITPDSPGDSAVMLNIHPVPHSADISSNPSNHEDYSPDTSAFVTHSAAHTPDNIFPCSECGKCFTLKSHLVTHQRSHTGEKPFPCSECGKCFTLKSYLVSHQRIHTDEKPFPCSDCGKCFTLKSYLVTHQRSHTGEKPFPCSECGKCFTLKSYLVTHQRSHTGEKPFPCSECGKCFTQKSNLVTHQRSHTGEKPFTCSECGKCFTQKLKLVSHQSSHTGEKPFPCSECGKCFTLKSNLVNHQRSHTGEKPFPCSDCGKCFRWKSQIVTHQRSHTGEKPFPCSECGKCFTLKSYLVKHQRSHTGEKPFPCSDCGKCFTQKSHLVTHQRSHTVEKPFPCSECGKCFTRKSRLVTHQISHRRSITMS